The proteins below are encoded in one region of Nitrospira sp.:
- the nuoC gene encoding NADH-quinone oxidoreductase subunit C, translated as MTTETLPILARRVQEAFPNGFLKAVEWRGDLAVTVARDSLHDVARFLHDDPALDFDYIVHVSSVDWPDDEERFEVVYEFYSIRKRHRIRLKTRVPEHDCIVDSLVDIWHGADFMEREVFDMMGIRFRNHPDLRRILMPDDYTEGYPLRKDFPLRGKGWRDTFDFLNETGS; from the coding sequence GTGACGACCGAGACCCTTCCCATATTGGCCAGGCGAGTCCAGGAGGCTTTTCCGAACGGATTCCTGAAAGCCGTGGAGTGGCGCGGCGATCTGGCTGTCACCGTGGCGCGGGACTCCTTGCACGATGTGGCCAGGTTTCTCCACGACGATCCGGCGCTGGATTTTGACTATATCGTGCACGTGAGTTCGGTGGATTGGCCGGATGATGAAGAGCGCTTCGAAGTCGTCTACGAGTTCTATTCGATCCGCAAGCGCCATCGCATTCGGCTCAAGACCCGCGTGCCCGAGCACGATTGCATCGTCGATTCGCTTGTCGACATTTGGCACGGGGCCGATTTCATGGAGCGGGAGGTCTTCGACATGATGGGGATCCGGTTCCGTAATCACCCCGATTTGCGTCGGATACTGATGCCGGACGACTACACGGAGGGCTATCCGTTGCGCAAGGATTTCCCGCTTCGCGGAAAGGGCTGGCGCGATACCTTCGATTTTCTCAATGAGACGGGGTCCTGA
- the nuoB2 gene encoding NADH-quinone oxidoreductase subunit B 2, producing the protein MGLIQIGSHEKDGQADVITTTVERAVNWARKGSLWPMTFGLACCAIEMIAAVSSRYDMDRYGAGVFRASPRQSDLMIVAGTVCRRMAPVIRKIYDQMPEPKYVIAMGSCATSGNIYDSYSVVQGVDRFVPVDIYVPGCPPTPEALFDGILKLQERIMQKRVFTKQPERIKAALKV; encoded by the coding sequence ATGGGACTGATTCAGATCGGCAGCCACGAGAAGGACGGGCAGGCCGACGTCATTACCACGACGGTGGAAAGGGCGGTCAACTGGGCCAGAAAGGGGTCTCTCTGGCCGATGACGTTCGGATTGGCCTGTTGCGCGATTGAGATGATCGCCGCGGTATCGTCACGATACGACATGGACCGGTACGGTGCAGGCGTCTTTCGCGCTTCGCCACGGCAGTCAGACTTGATGATTGTGGCTGGAACCGTGTGCCGACGCATGGCGCCGGTGATTCGAAAAATTTACGACCAGATGCCCGAACCCAAGTACGTGATCGCGATGGGGTCTTGCGCAACCTCCGGCAACATCTACGACAGTTACAGCGTAGTGCAGGGCGTCGACCGCTTCGTCCCCGTCGATATTTATGTCCCCGGCTGTCCTCCCACCCCGGAGGCATTGTTCGACGGCATCTTGAAGCTGCAAGAACGCATCATGCAGAAGCGGGTGTTTACGAAACAGCCGGAACGGATCAAGGCGGCCTTGAAGGTGTAG
- the nuoA gene encoding NADH-quinone oxidoreductase subunit A, whose translation MVPSELLLQYLGDYFPILLFIFVALAFGVVTLVISYFVQPKYPEPEKLSAYECGSEPFSDARMPFPVRYYIFAMLFVIFDIEVIFLYPWAVVFSKIGLIGLIEMMIFIGLFVVAYVYAWRKGALEWD comes from the coding sequence ATGGTGCCGTCAGAGCTACTCCTTCAATATCTCGGGGATTATTTCCCGATTTTGTTGTTTATCTTCGTGGCGTTGGCTTTCGGAGTCGTCACGCTGGTCATCAGCTATTTTGTCCAGCCGAAGTATCCAGAACCCGAAAAGCTTAGCGCCTATGAGTGCGGTTCCGAGCCATTTTCCGACGCACGGATGCCGTTTCCGGTTCGCTACTATATCTTTGCCATGCTGTTCGTGATTTTCGATATTGAGGTGATTTTCCTGTATCCCTGGGCCGTGGTCTTCAGCAAGATCGGATTGATCGGCCTCATCGAAATGATGATCTTCATTGGGTTATTCGTCGTGGCTTATGTTTATGCCTGGCGGAAGGGAGCCCTCGAATGGGACTGA
- the rpiA gene encoding primosomal protein N', whose translation MSLYADVVVPRHFARPFTYLVPETLRATLHVGDAVLVPFGAVTVRGLVVDVRPTDVGVPELRRVRAIIGLSCDEGSAQVDGRLLDLARWIAQHYLASLGQCLRLILPPAGAPGRVERYVATEKGIEALAVGRALSEIDRQLVQRLTARPGGTFKELRKAVPNLSRARVTSAMEQGWIRTSVVAPPAPSNQIETSDSPADVHVSACQLPKDDPIPRSRIERKTFSASLFEAQADRRLAVMLAGLEAAVAASRNAIVLAPEVRRAATIWGEVRARWGPLAELWHGERSPAERAAAWQRIRSGAVRMVVGTRAAILAPLDEIGLIVVEEEDHTAYKDEQEPRYHARDVAWKRAELEHAVLLLLSAHASLETRVRIEETREQSHATLTQVTPSVPVEVVSLPYPPQETVLSPEMEQAIRETVQSGGRVALYLNRRGYAPALVCRACRAVPRCSQCQVALAYSQESRRVRCRACGMQSPAPDRCPACQGAHFDLVGCGTERLEAEVRTLFPNACIVRMDRDTATPRGRMTRVRRGAAMSHPVPWQIAVGTRLMIRELPERSCVFVGIAYAEAGLQVPDFRASERTYQELSDVVSLADPTVGGRVLMQTCLPTHPVIRAVVTGDRDLWEREEIVLRQALEYPPYACMAALDVSGPREEDVRMLAGHWAGLLQGGSSQSSRSGQDGACAVLGPVAASATRARGRSRWRLIVKGRDGARVRALVRETRDTLAGQASRKGIRLSVDVDPLDLA comes from the coding sequence GTGTCACTGTACGCCGACGTCGTCGTTCCCCGACATTTCGCTCGCCCCTTTACTTATCTGGTGCCTGAAACCCTACGGGCAACCCTGCATGTGGGGGATGCCGTGTTAGTTCCCTTTGGGGCCGTGACGGTTCGCGGCCTCGTCGTCGACGTTCGTCCGACTGACGTCGGGGTGCCCGAATTGAGGCGAGTCCGGGCCATCATCGGACTCAGCTGTGATGAGGGTTCCGCACAGGTCGACGGTCGATTGTTGGACCTCGCCCGATGGATTGCCCAGCATTACCTGGCCTCGCTCGGACAGTGTCTACGCTTGATTCTTCCTCCGGCTGGCGCCCCGGGCAGGGTGGAGCGCTATGTCGCCACGGAGAAGGGAATCGAGGCGCTGGCCGTCGGGAGGGCATTGTCGGAAATCGATCGGCAGCTGGTACAACGACTTACCGCACGTCCAGGTGGAACCTTCAAAGAACTGAGAAAGGCCGTGCCGAATCTGAGCCGAGCCCGGGTCACCTCGGCGATGGAGCAAGGATGGATCCGCACTTCCGTAGTTGCTCCCCCTGCCCCTTCCAACCAGATCGAGACCTCGGATAGTCCGGCAGATGTGCACGTGAGCGCGTGCCAGCTCCCCAAGGACGACCCCATCCCGAGATCCCGCATTGAACGGAAGACGTTCTCGGCTTCGCTGTTCGAAGCCCAAGCGGATCGACGTCTTGCCGTGATGCTGGCAGGGCTCGAGGCGGCGGTCGCGGCGAGTCGCAATGCGATCGTGTTAGCGCCGGAGGTTCGACGCGCGGCAACTATTTGGGGGGAAGTGCGGGCGCGATGGGGGCCTTTAGCCGAGCTGTGGCACGGCGAACGCTCCCCGGCCGAACGCGCGGCGGCCTGGCAACGCATTCGTTCCGGAGCGGTGCGGATGGTCGTTGGGACCAGAGCCGCGATACTCGCCCCGCTGGACGAGATCGGCTTGATCGTCGTCGAGGAGGAAGATCATACGGCGTATAAGGATGAACAAGAGCCTCGATATCATGCCCGCGATGTCGCCTGGAAGCGGGCTGAGCTGGAGCATGCGGTGCTGCTGTTGTTGAGCGCGCATGCCTCGCTCGAAACGCGCGTGCGCATCGAGGAGACCAGGGAGCAATCGCACGCCACCCTGACGCAGGTTACTCCGTCGGTTCCAGTCGAGGTGGTGTCGTTGCCGTATCCTCCGCAGGAAACCGTCCTCTCACCTGAGATGGAGCAGGCCATTCGAGAAACCGTCCAATCTGGCGGACGAGTTGCATTATATCTCAATCGTCGGGGCTATGCCCCGGCCCTCGTCTGCCGGGCATGCCGGGCGGTCCCGCGCTGCTCGCAGTGCCAGGTTGCGCTCGCCTACTCGCAGGAATCCCGGCGGGTGCGTTGTCGTGCGTGTGGGATGCAATCGCCGGCGCCTGATCGGTGCCCGGCATGTCAGGGTGCGCACTTTGATCTGGTTGGCTGCGGCACCGAGCGCTTGGAGGCCGAGGTCAGGACCTTGTTTCCAAATGCCTGCATCGTCCGGATGGATCGGGACACCGCGACGCCACGAGGGCGAATGACCCGAGTTCGTCGTGGGGCTGCCATGTCGCACCCCGTTCCATGGCAGATTGCCGTAGGCACCAGGCTCATGATTCGCGAGCTTCCCGAACGCTCCTGTGTGTTCGTAGGCATCGCGTATGCCGAAGCCGGGTTGCAGGTTCCCGACTTTCGGGCATCGGAACGGACGTACCAGGAGCTGTCGGATGTCGTCTCGCTGGCGGATCCGACCGTTGGAGGACGTGTCCTGATGCAGACGTGCCTGCCGACGCATCCGGTCATTCGTGCGGTGGTCACTGGCGATCGAGATTTGTGGGAGCGTGAGGAAATAGTCTTGCGCCAAGCCCTGGAATATCCCCCCTATGCGTGCATGGCGGCCTTGGACGTGAGCGGGCCGCGCGAAGAGGACGTCCGCATGCTTGCCGGGCACTGGGCAGGGTTGCTGCAAGGAGGATCCAGTCAATCGAGTCGCAGTGGGCAGGATGGGGCTTGTGCCGTTCTGGGACCGGTAGCGGCATCGGCCACGCGCGCGCGAGGTCGATCAAGGTGGCGATTGATCGTCAAGGGACGCGACGGTGCGCGCGTACGTGCGCTGGTGCGAGAGACACGCGACACCTTGGCCGGGCAGGCCAGTCGCAAGGGGATCAGGTTGTCCGTGGACGTCGATCCTCTTGATCTGGCGTAG
- a CDS encoding response regulator, translated as MASVLIVDDEEQLRLLMRQALEQADFAVQDAKDGKEALEQYRRNPTDLVIMDILMPGQDGLESIIQLRREFPTVKVIAITGGSEMIGVLNYLEVAKMLGARRTLHKPFELKELVEAAEAELVK; from the coding sequence ATGGCTTCGGTCCTCATAGTCGACGACGAGGAGCAGCTCCGCCTTCTGATGCGGCAGGCACTCGAACAGGCCGATTTCGCAGTGCAGGATGCGAAGGACGGCAAAGAGGCCTTGGAGCAATACCGTCGAAATCCCACTGATTTGGTCATCATGGATATCTTGATGCCTGGACAGGACGGGCTCGAAAGCATTATCCAGTTGCGCCGGGAGTTTCCGACCGTCAAAGTGATCGCGATCACGGGGGGGAGCGAAATGATCGGCGTGCTGAACTACCTCGAGGTCGCCAAAATGCTGGGCGCTCGTCGAACCCTGCACAAGCCCTTCGAGTTAAAGGAACTGGTCGAGGCCGCCGAAGCCGAACTGGTCAAGTAG
- the glgB gene encoding 1,4-alpha-glucan branching enzyme GlgB produces the protein MVRRPASHTAHARAWSRLTADDLHFFNEGTHLRLYDKLGAHLGNVNGVVGTWFAVWAPNARRVSVFGDFNGWTTPGETLHPVERSGLWEGFVAGVKQGTLYKYHVESHLHGYAVEKADPFGTLHEQVPKTASVVWDLTYGWQDQAWMASRGERQDHVAPVSIYEVHLGSWQRVPEQSNRWLSYRELAPRLADYVTTMGFTHVELLPVMEHPFYGSWGYQTTGYFAPTSRYGTPQDFMYLIDYLHQHGIGVLLDWVPSHFPTDAHGLAFFDGTHLYEHADPRQGYHPDWQSAIPNYDRHEVRSLLLSSAHFWLDRYHADGLRVDAVASMLYRDYSRRDGEWIPNEFGGRENLGAIQFLRQLNETCYRHFPGIQMIAEESTSWTAVSRPTYIGGLGFGFKWDMGWRHDTLTYCAKDPIYRRYHHDHLTDRMLYAFNENFVLALSHDEVVHGKGSLLGRMPGDDWQKFANLRLLFGSMYGQPGKKMLFMGGEFGQWQEWNHERSLDWHLCESAPHQGVARWVADLNRLYRETPALHWSDCNPHGFEWIDCHDAEASVISWLRRGSASESVVAVVCNFTPVPRFDYRIGVPIAGAWREVLNSNARDYGGSGLGNVGRITADPVPYHGRPYSVDLTLPPLGIVFLAGPAQ, from the coding sequence ATGGTACGCCGACCTGCTTCCCACACCGCCCACGCCCGCGCCTGGTCACGGCTGACGGCCGATGACCTGCACTTCTTCAACGAGGGCACCCACCTCCGCCTGTACGACAAACTGGGGGCCCACCTTGGCAACGTCAACGGCGTGGTCGGGACGTGGTTTGCCGTCTGGGCCCCCAATGCCCGCCGGGTATCGGTATTCGGCGACTTCAATGGGTGGACCACCCCGGGGGAGACACTTCATCCGGTCGAGCGTTCCGGCCTCTGGGAAGGGTTCGTAGCGGGCGTGAAACAAGGTACGTTGTACAAGTACCACGTTGAGTCGCATCTGCACGGCTATGCCGTTGAGAAAGCCGACCCCTTCGGCACGCTCCATGAGCAGGTGCCCAAGACGGCGTCGGTCGTCTGGGACCTAACATACGGATGGCAGGATCAGGCGTGGATGGCCTCGCGAGGAGAGCGGCAGGATCACGTCGCCCCTGTCTCCATATACGAGGTTCATCTCGGATCTTGGCAACGCGTCCCCGAGCAAAGCAATCGCTGGCTCAGCTATCGGGAACTTGCTCCCCGCCTCGCGGATTATGTCACCACGATGGGCTTCACGCACGTAGAGCTGCTCCCGGTCATGGAGCATCCCTTCTATGGATCATGGGGGTATCAAACGACCGGCTATTTCGCACCCACCAGCCGCTATGGAACACCGCAAGACTTCATGTATCTCATCGACTATCTCCACCAGCATGGGATCGGCGTGCTGCTCGATTGGGTGCCATCCCATTTCCCGACCGACGCCCACGGGCTGGCATTTTTCGACGGCACGCATCTGTACGAACACGCCGATCCCCGGCAGGGCTACCATCCCGACTGGCAGAGTGCCATTCCCAACTACGACCGGCACGAGGTCCGGAGCCTGCTCTTGAGCAGTGCACACTTTTGGCTGGACCGCTATCACGCCGACGGACTCCGGGTGGATGCGGTCGCGTCGATGCTCTACCGCGACTACTCGCGCCGGGACGGGGAATGGATACCAAACGAATTCGGCGGGCGGGAGAACCTCGGCGCCATTCAGTTTCTGCGGCAGTTGAACGAAACGTGCTATCGTCATTTTCCCGGCATCCAGATGATCGCGGAGGAGTCGACGTCCTGGACGGCGGTTTCGCGTCCAACGTACATCGGCGGCCTTGGTTTTGGATTTAAGTGGGACATGGGCTGGAGGCACGATACCCTCACCTACTGCGCCAAGGATCCGATCTATCGCCGTTACCACCACGACCACCTCACCGACCGCATGCTCTACGCGTTCAATGAAAACTTCGTATTGGCGCTCTCCCACGACGAAGTCGTACATGGCAAGGGATCGCTCCTGGGAAGAATGCCCGGCGACGACTGGCAGAAGTTCGCCAATCTTCGCCTGCTCTTTGGATCCATGTACGGGCAGCCTGGCAAGAAAATGCTGTTCATGGGCGGAGAATTCGGACAGTGGCAGGAATGGAACCACGAGCGCAGTTTGGACTGGCATCTCTGCGAGTCGGCGCCGCATCAGGGCGTGGCCCGGTGGGTCGCGGATCTGAACCGGCTGTACCGCGAGACACCGGCCCTGCATTGGTCGGATTGCAACCCTCACGGATTTGAGTGGATCGACTGCCACGATGCGGAAGCGAGCGTCATCAGTTGGCTGCGACGAGGGTCGGCCTCCGAGTCGGTCGTCGCCGTCGTGTGTAACTTCACCCCCGTTCCCCGGTTCGACTATCGGATCGGCGTGCCGATCGCGGGCGCGTGGCGCGAAGTCCTCAATAGCAATGCACGGGACTATGGAGGAAGCGGTCTCGGTAACGTAGGTCGGATCACGGCCGACCCCGTGCCATACCATGGTCGACCCTACTCGGTCGACCTGACACTGCCACCTTTGGGAATCGTGTTCCTGGCCGGTCCGGCCCAGTAA
- a CDS encoding acyl-CoA synthetase, translated as MRESCEVPNVTNTTTGTQPEYPHQLLTVVRTLVKEVHPGSTAAHSANLDSALDRDLGLDSLSRVELFSRLEREFNVDLPESLVAEARTPGDFLNAILTRAGVARAKATSQTVLPAHQKAGGIPDTIPTLIDALAWQAAVHGERIHVHVHGEGGTIEQIPFQALYREARAIAVGLRRSGCRPGQTVALMLPTGRDFFSAFSGILLAGAIPVPIYPPTRLTQLEEHLMRQTSILNNADVTALITVPEGSRVARLLKGQVPTITHVTTAVEAAGDPEAFQTPYVTAQDTAFLQYTSGSTGSPKGVVLTHANLLSNIRAMRDVTHVTEEDVFVSWLPLYHDMGLIGAWLGALVCGYPLAIMSPLSFLTKPVRWLKAIHMHRGTISAAPNFAYELCASHIADQDLEGVDLSSWRLALNGAEPVNPDTLDRFATRFARHGFRREAMLPVYGLAESTVGVAFPPPARGPLIDRIRREPFVTTGAAIPAEAGETDVLRFVSCGGALPGHQIRIADEQGGVRPERVEGHLQFTGPSATSGYLRNPEETERMKLGAWLDSFDLAYMANGEVYVTGRTKDLIIRGGRNLHPYELELSIGQLPGMRKGCVAVFGSRDRATATEKLVVVAETKQRHPAQREDLRRQIMGLATDIVGSPPDDIVLAPPHAVLKTSSGKIRRTTMRERYEQGTIGTEHPQSWQSVAKLGLTGLAGQLGRRLRAVGERAYGFYCVTAGGFLLVIAWLLVAITPSKRAAYGIARLMARTLIRLCGLSPQVTGLSYLADETSRIIVSNHSSYLDGMILFAVLPGQPIFTVKGELERAWVMRVFLRKLGVQFVERFAVEKSVAAADHLAKRLEAHETLVFFPEGTFRRRPGLLPFRLGAFTAAVRSQTPIVPMALQGTRTVLPEGDWLPRPGRISIVICPPIAPVGNDFKAALSLRRDARAVILHHVSEPDIVDPTETALTKIPV; from the coding sequence GTGCGTGAGTCGTGCGAAGTGCCAAACGTGACGAACACGACGACCGGCACCCAACCGGAATATCCTCACCAGCTGCTGACCGTGGTGCGAACCCTCGTGAAGGAAGTCCACCCCGGCAGCACCGCAGCGCATTCGGCAAATTTGGACAGTGCGCTCGATCGCGATCTCGGCCTCGATAGCCTCTCCCGCGTGGAGTTGTTCTCGAGACTGGAGCGAGAATTCAACGTCGACCTTCCCGAGAGTCTCGTCGCCGAGGCCCGGACCCCAGGCGACTTTCTGAACGCTATCCTGACGCGTGCGGGCGTGGCCCGGGCGAAGGCCACGAGCCAGACGGTGCTGCCAGCGCACCAGAAGGCGGGCGGTATCCCCGACACCATCCCCACCCTGATCGATGCCCTGGCCTGGCAGGCCGCCGTACACGGTGAGCGCATCCATGTTCACGTGCACGGTGAAGGAGGCACGATTGAGCAGATCCCATTTCAAGCCCTGTATCGTGAAGCCCGGGCTATTGCAGTGGGCCTCCGACGTTCGGGATGTAGGCCCGGTCAAACGGTGGCGTTGATGCTTCCCACCGGGCGCGATTTTTTCAGCGCGTTCTCCGGCATCCTACTGGCCGGTGCTATCCCGGTCCCGATCTACCCTCCGACGCGATTGACCCAGCTCGAAGAACATCTGATGCGGCAGACAAGCATTCTCAATAATGCAGACGTGACCGCATTGATCACGGTTCCGGAAGGCTCCCGCGTGGCGCGCCTCCTCAAGGGCCAGGTTCCGACGATTACGCATGTGACCACGGCCGTAGAAGCGGCCGGCGACCCGGAGGCATTCCAGACACCCTACGTGACCGCACAGGACACGGCCTTCCTCCAATACACATCCGGCAGCACCGGAAGCCCTAAGGGAGTCGTCCTCACGCATGCCAATTTGCTGAGCAACATCCGGGCGATGCGAGACGTGACCCACGTGACGGAGGAGGACGTTTTCGTCAGCTGGTTGCCGCTGTATCACGACATGGGACTGATCGGCGCGTGGCTTGGTGCGTTGGTGTGCGGCTATCCATTGGCGATCATGTCCCCACTGAGTTTCCTTACCAAACCGGTGCGTTGGCTCAAGGCCATCCATATGCATCGCGGGACCATTTCGGCAGCACCGAATTTTGCCTACGAGTTGTGCGCCTCCCACATCGCCGACCAAGACCTCGAAGGGGTCGACCTGAGTTCTTGGCGCCTGGCCCTCAACGGTGCCGAGCCGGTGAACCCCGATACGCTCGACCGTTTTGCTACGCGGTTCGCCCGTCATGGATTTCGCCGGGAGGCGATGTTGCCGGTGTATGGCCTGGCCGAATCGACTGTCGGCGTGGCGTTTCCTCCTCCCGCTCGCGGTCCGTTGATCGATCGCATCCGGCGCGAGCCTTTTGTGACAACGGGCGCGGCCATTCCAGCGGAGGCAGGCGAGACGGATGTGCTGCGCTTTGTGAGTTGCGGCGGGGCCCTCCCTGGGCACCAGATCAGGATCGCAGATGAACAGGGCGGTGTACGACCGGAACGCGTCGAAGGGCATCTTCAGTTCACGGGCCCATCGGCCACGAGCGGATATCTCCGTAATCCGGAGGAGACCGAGCGTATGAAACTGGGAGCATGGCTGGACTCGTTCGATCTTGCTTATATGGCCAATGGCGAGGTGTATGTCACCGGGCGCACGAAGGACCTGATCATTCGTGGCGGGCGCAACCTCCATCCGTACGAATTGGAATTGTCCATCGGCCAGTTGCCGGGAATGCGCAAAGGATGTGTGGCAGTCTTTGGCAGCCGCGATCGCGCGACGGCGACGGAGAAACTCGTCGTGGTGGCGGAAACCAAGCAGCGACATCCCGCTCAGCGGGAGGACCTGCGCCGGCAGATCATGGGCCTTGCGACCGACATCGTCGGATCGCCGCCGGACGACATCGTACTCGCCCCACCGCATGCGGTGCTCAAGACCTCCAGCGGCAAAATCCGCCGCACGACCATGCGCGAACGATATGAACAGGGGACGATCGGAACGGAGCACCCACAGTCCTGGCAGTCAGTGGCGAAACTGGGTCTCACCGGTCTTGCGGGACAACTTGGACGTCGGCTGCGCGCAGTTGGGGAGCGGGCATACGGCTTCTATTGTGTGACGGCTGGTGGGTTCCTCCTGGTGATAGCTTGGCTCCTTGTGGCGATCACACCGTCTAAAAGGGCCGCCTACGGCATCGCTCGACTCATGGCTCGCACTCTCATCCGATTGTGCGGTTTGTCGCCGCAGGTAACCGGATTGTCCTATCTGGCCGACGAGACGTCCAGGATCATCGTATCCAATCACTCGAGCTATCTCGACGGCATGATCCTCTTCGCGGTACTGCCCGGTCAGCCCATATTCACGGTGAAGGGCGAATTGGAGCGGGCATGGGTGATGCGCGTGTTTCTTAGGAAACTCGGCGTGCAGTTTGTCGAGCGGTTTGCGGTTGAAAAGAGCGTGGCTGCCGCAGATCATCTCGCGAAGCGCCTGGAAGCACACGAGACGCTCGTGTTCTTCCCCGAGGGTACCTTCCGGCGGCGGCCCGGCTTGCTGCCGTTTCGACTTGGCGCCTTCACCGCCGCCGTTCGCTCGCAGACTCCAATTGTGCCGATGGCCCTGCAGGGCACCCGCACGGTTCTTCCTGAAGGAGACTGGCTGCCCCGACCGGGCCGGATCTCGATTGTCATCTGCCCACCCATCGCGCCGGTTGGGAACGACTTCAAGGCGGCCTTGTCGCTACGGCGCGACGCGCGGGCTGTGATATTGCACCACGTCTCCGAACCCGACATCGTCGACCCTACGGAAACAGCACTCACGAAAATACCGGTCTGA